Proteins from one Chroococcidiopsis sp. CCMEE 29 genomic window:
- a CDS encoding iron uptake porin translates to MCNAKNKNLYLVGSLSLLGLLLLDPSVAVTETSELAAVSTLTARQEPEPTTSTLIVQTAPEAIPQEPIPTLDNPINSVSQLADVQPTDWAYQALQSLIERYSVVAGYPNGTYQGNLAMTRYEFAASLNAALERVNELIAAGLADQVSREDLVTLQRLQQEFAVEVSTTLRVRVDSIEARAAELEANQFSTTTKLTGQAIFAVNGGGFSGESIVNPTGVEITDDDPNTTVLYRVALDFNTSFFGTDLLKIRLDTGSNGSFDNAAGVLEPNFGSVLDFSVKPLRDGELGIGRLYYTFTPFQDLSVTLGAAIVPTEYLDRNSYANLSALNFTTQALVNNYILFPINGQSSGAVVDWNPNNGPLTLRAMYVAADAANPNNQGVVRGVSPFLRLLYPEDGGSRGIFGNPYQGTVELEYAPSRAFALRLQYSGGSAFDRPFDVFGANFELALSRRLGIFGRYGYGSYDDTAFGDINPNYWMAGVAFRDLFLPGALAGIAAGQPFIESAVGNATQTNMEAFYNFPLSDRLRIAPLVQVITNPANQGANGTIVTGTLRTVFSF, encoded by the coding sequence ATGTGCAATGCTAAAAACAAAAATTTGTATCTTGTTGGTAGTTTGAGCCTCCTTGGTCTATTGCTCTTAGATCCTTCGGTAGCTGTAACCGAAACGTCTGAGCTTGCGGCTGTCAGTACCTTAACAGCACGGCAAGAACCCGAGCCAACTACCTCCACGTTGATCGTTCAGACTGCTCCAGAAGCTATTCCCCAAGAGCCGATACCTACCTTGGACAATCCGATTAACTCAGTCAGCCAGTTGGCAGATGTGCAACCGACAGACTGGGCATATCAGGCACTTCAGTCTTTGATCGAGCGTTATAGCGTGGTTGCAGGTTATCCCAATGGCACCTACCAAGGTAACCTAGCCATGACTCGTTACGAGTTTGCTGCTAGTCTTAACGCTGCACTTGAGCGAGTAAATGAATTAATTGCAGCTGGACTAGCAGATCAGGTATCTCGCGAAGACTTAGTAACATTGCAACGGCTACAGCAAGAGTTTGCGGTAGAGGTATCAACTACTTTACGAGTTCGAGTAGACTCTATAGAAGCCCGTGCAGCCGAGCTAGAAGCAAATCAGTTCTCTACTACCACTAAACTTACAGGTCAAGCAATCTTTGCCGTAAATGGGGGTGGTTTCAGTGGTGAAAGCATCGTTAACCCCACCGGTGTAGAAATTACCGATGATGACCCCAATACCACTGTTCTGTATCGAGTTGCCCTAGATTTCAACACTAGCTTCTTCGGCACAGATTTGTTAAAAATTCGCTTAGATACAGGTAGTAACGGTAGTTTTGATAACGCCGCCGGAGTTTTAGAGCCGAATTTTGGCAGTGTTTTGGATTTCTCGGTTAAACCGCTTAGAGATGGTGAGTTGGGCATCGGTCGTTTGTATTACACCTTTACCCCATTTCAGGATTTGAGTGTAACTCTAGGTGCAGCGATTGTTCCTACAGAGTATCTTGATCGGAATAGCTACGCGAACCTGAGCGCTCTGAACTTCACAACTCAGGCACTAGTCAATAACTATATTCTCTTTCCGATCAATGGTCAAAGCTCAGGCGCGGTAGTTGACTGGAACCCTAATAATGGACCACTTACTCTGCGGGCGATGTATGTAGCTGCGGATGCAGCAAACCCTAATAACCAAGGGGTGGTTAGAGGAGTGTCGCCTTTTTTGAGATTGCTATATCCCGAGGATGGTGGAAGCCGTGGCATATTCGGCAATCCTTATCAAGGGACTGTTGAGCTGGAATATGCCCCTTCAAGAGCGTTCGCCCTACGTCTCCAGTACAGCGGTGGCAGTGCCTTTGATCGTCCGTTTGATGTATTCGGGGCTAACTTTGAACTGGCGCTATCGCGGCGGCTAGGCATCTTTGGTCGTTATGGTTATGGCAGCTATGATGACACGGCTTTTGGTGACATTAATCCCAATTACTGGATGGCGGGTGTGGCATTCCGCGATTTATTCCTCCCTGGTGCTTTGGCTGGTATTGCCGCAGGTCAGCCGTTTATTGAGAGTGCGGTAGGTAATGCGACTCAAACCAATATGGAAGCGTTCTACAATTTTCCACTCAGCGATCGCCTCAGGATCGCACCTTTAGTACAGGTGATTACAAATCCTGCTAACCAAGGAGCTAACGGCACAATTGTTACAGGAACTCTACGGACAGTCTTTTCCTTCTAA
- a CDS encoding ABC transporter ATP-binding protein, with translation MTQSAILNLDGVTKQFAQTVSPAVAEVSLTLLQGDLLGLLGPSGCGKTTLLRLIAGFEQPQAGTIEIAGRTVAGRGCWIPPEQRCLGMVFQDYALFPHLTVAENVAFGLQQLAKDRVNHRISEAIALVGLQELENRYPHELSGGQQQRVALARALAPQPKLVLLDEPLSNLDVQVRLRLREEVREILKATGTSGIFVTHDQQEALAIADKVAVMRQGRIEQLGTPEELYTHPRSRFVAEFVTQANFIPARRRGSLWETEVGCFEDRTQYTEPNTQETGDLMIREEDLILQPTQVDAPVVIKTRRFLGREYRYCLQTPSGKELHARTTPEIVLPEGTRVQLAVSDRAIRVFPNFAVEKTQF, from the coding sequence ATGACACAATCAGCAATTTTAAACTTGGATGGTGTGACTAAGCAGTTTGCTCAAACTGTTAGCCCAGCGGTTGCAGAGGTGAGTTTGACGTTGTTGCAGGGAGACTTACTGGGATTGCTAGGACCATCAGGTTGTGGAAAAACAACACTACTGCGGTTAATTGCTGGTTTCGAGCAACCTCAGGCGGGAACTATAGAGATCGCTGGACGCACGGTTGCGGGTCGTGGTTGTTGGATACCACCGGAGCAGCGCTGTCTAGGAATGGTGTTTCAAGATTATGCCTTGTTTCCTCATTTAACAGTGGCTGAAAATGTTGCCTTTGGGTTACAGCAATTGGCTAAAGACAGGGTTAACCACAGGATAAGCGAAGCGATCGCACTGGTAGGCTTGCAAGAACTGGAAAACCGCTATCCCCACGAACTATCTGGTGGTCAACAGCAGCGAGTGGCTCTTGCCCGTGCTTTAGCGCCGCAACCTAAGCTTGTACTATTAGATGAACCGCTGAGCAATCTAGATGTGCAAGTACGTCTGAGATTGCGTGAGGAAGTCCGAGAGATTCTCAAGGCAACGGGTACTTCGGGAATTTTTGTGACCCACGATCAGCAAGAAGCTTTAGCGATCGCAGACAAAGTCGCGGTGATGCGGCAAGGGCGCATAGAGCAGCTGGGTACACCAGAGGAACTTTACACCCACCCTAGATCTCGATTTGTTGCTGAGTTTGTGACTCAAGCGAACTTTATTCCAGCTAGGCGTAGGGGATCGCTGTGGGAAACAGAAGTGGGTTGTTTTGAAGATAGAACCCAGTACACAGAACCCAATACCCAGGAGACAGGAGATTTAATGATCCGGGAGGAGGATTTAATTCTGCAACCAACCCAGGTAGACGCTCCAGTTGTGATTAAGACACGCCGCTTCTTAGGTCGTGAATATCGCTATTGTCTACAGACCCCTTCTGGAAAGGAACTCCATGCCCGCACCACCCCTGAAATAGTTCTGCCAGAGGGAACGCGTGTGCAGCTAGCTGTAAGCGATCGAGCAATCAGAGTGTTCCCAAACTTTGCGGTTGAAAAAACTCAGTTTTGA
- a CDS encoding iron ABC transporter permease yields MLNWYKPPVFLVFPAALTAIAIALPLTYLVIRTAGVGGEQLLDLVSHPRTVAVLLNSAGMAAAVTLFSALIAVPLAFLTARTDLPWRRFWLIATTLPLAVPSYVGSFALIAAFGPRGSLLQLLLEPLGVQELPEIYGWSGTILAITLFTYPYLLLSVRAGLQGIDPAMEEAARSLGHSRNSTFFRVILPQLRPSLIAGGLLIALYALRDFGTPSLMRFDAFTRVIFLQYKSSFNRNLAAALALILVVLVLGILWLEYKARSRAAYYSRGSTSSRSPVLVRLGVWKLPALLFCFAVIGLGLLVPLGVTVFWLVRGLTIGRVDGNTLLQGVVQPALNSIWAGGFAALFATICALPVAILSVRFPSRVTTAIERCSYIGFGLPGIVVALSLVFLGANYMPWLYQTLPMLVFAYLVLFLPQSVGTVRSSLLQVNPKLEESARSLGRTPWQTLKEITLPLIHSGILSGAILVFLTAIKELPATLLLAPIGFETLATQIWKATENVAFSDAAAGSLAMLLVSIGSTLLILSQER; encoded by the coding sequence ATGCTGAATTGGTATAAGCCTCCGGTCTTTCTCGTCTTTCCAGCAGCGCTGACAGCGATCGCGATCGCCCTGCCTTTGACTTACTTGGTCATTCGCACGGCTGGTGTGGGCGGTGAACAACTATTGGATTTAGTATCCCATCCCCGCACAGTGGCAGTGTTGCTCAATAGTGCAGGAATGGCAGCAGCAGTCACGCTGTTTTCAGCGTTGATTGCCGTACCGCTTGCTTTTTTAACTGCACGGACAGATTTACCCTGGCGGCGATTTTGGTTGATTGCTACAACCTTACCCTTAGCAGTTCCTAGTTATGTAGGCAGTTTTGCCCTGATTGCTGCCTTTGGACCACGAGGTAGCTTGTTGCAGCTGTTACTAGAACCGCTGGGAGTGCAGGAATTACCGGAAATCTATGGTTGGTCTGGAACAATTCTGGCAATCACACTGTTTACTTATCCGTATCTCCTGCTGAGTGTCCGGGCAGGGTTACAAGGAATTGACCCAGCGATGGAGGAGGCGGCTCGGAGTTTAGGTCATAGCCGCAATTCTACTTTTTTTCGGGTGATTCTGCCACAGCTACGCCCGTCGTTAATAGCAGGGGGTTTACTGATCGCCCTGTACGCCCTCCGGGACTTTGGCACACCTTCGTTGATGCGGTTTGATGCGTTTACGCGGGTGATTTTCCTGCAATACAAGTCCAGTTTTAACCGTAATCTGGCGGCGGCGCTGGCTTTGATATTGGTGGTTTTAGTGCTGGGGATTTTGTGGTTAGAGTACAAAGCGCGATCGCGAGCTGCCTACTACAGTCGTGGTTCCACTTCCAGCCGTTCTCCAGTATTGGTTAGGCTGGGTGTGTGGAAATTGCCTGCACTGTTGTTTTGCTTCGCCGTGATCGGTCTCGGTTTGCTAGTGCCGTTAGGCGTAACTGTGTTTTGGCTAGTGCGGGGATTGACAATCGGTAGAGTGGATGGAAATACACTTCTACAAGGGGTGGTGCAACCAGCACTCAACTCGATCTGGGCGGGGGGATTCGCAGCTTTATTTGCCACAATCTGCGCTTTGCCAGTGGCAATTTTGTCAGTGCGGTTTCCCAGTCGTGTCACCACAGCAATAGAACGCTGTAGTTATATTGGCTTTGGTCTGCCAGGCATTGTGGTTGCCCTATCACTAGTATTTTTAGGGGCAAACTATATGCCCTGGTTGTACCAAACTCTACCCATGTTGGTGTTTGCCTATCTGGTGTTATTTCTGCCCCAGTCTGTGGGAACGGTGCGGAGTTCGCTGCTACAGGTGAATCCAAAACTAGAAGAATCTGCTCGGAGTTTGGGCAGAACGCCTTGGCAGACTTTAAAAGAAATTACTTTGCCGCTGATTCATTCGGGAATATTGAGCGGAGCAATACTGGTTTTTTTGACCGCGATTAAGGAATTGCCAGCAACGTTACTGTTGGCTCCAATTGGCTTTGAAACGCTAGCAACCCAGATCTGGAAAGCGACTGAGAATGTTGCATTTAGCGATGCAGCAGCTGGATCGCTGGCAATGCTTTTGGTTTCAATTGGCTCGACGTTACTTATTTTGTCTCAGGAGCGTTAG
- a CDS encoding acyltransferase: protein MDIDINLEKRQFSLQEYQSLSKWSRAKELVVTTLVGWIPRPLGTVLRRLMYRTILARVGKSLYMQTGIELMGANYIEIGDHVKILRDVRINAFAPNSKIYLGDRVCLDRGVDIILVTHEGNCDVEIGEYTYLGPYTCVAGPGHIKIGKSCLIASHTGIYANNHNFADPTRYIWEQGITRKGIVIEDDCWLGTGVKVLDGVTIGQGSVIGAGAVVTKDIPPYSVAVGVPARVIAQRDDM, encoded by the coding sequence ATGGATATTGATATAAACCTTGAAAAACGTCAATTCTCTTTGCAGGAGTATCAATCTCTTTCTAAGTGGTCACGAGCGAAAGAGCTTGTAGTAACTACTTTGGTGGGATGGATTCCGCGACCATTGGGTACCGTGCTACGGAGGCTAATGTACCGCACAATTTTGGCTCGGGTGGGGAAATCTCTATATATGCAGACTGGTATTGAATTGATGGGTGCTAATTATATTGAAATCGGCGATCATGTCAAAATTTTACGTGACGTTCGCATCAATGCTTTTGCGCCAAACAGTAAGATCTACCTTGGAGATCGGGTATGCCTTGATCGAGGCGTTGATATTATCCTTGTCACTCACGAAGGCAACTGTGATGTCGAAATTGGTGAATACACATACCTTGGTCCCTATACCTGTGTGGCTGGTCCCGGTCATATCAAAATTGGTAAGTCTTGTTTAATTGCATCACACACAGGGATTTATGCTAACAATCACAACTTCGCAGATCCTACGCGTTACATTTGGGAGCAAGGGATAACTCGTAAAGGAATCGTGATTGAAGATGACTGTTGGCTAGGCACTGGAGTAAAAGTACTCGATGGTGTGACAATTGGTCAGGGCAGTGTAATCGGAGCAGGAGCTGTCGTAACCAAAGACATTCCTCCTTACTCAGTTGCAGTTGGTGTGCCTGCTAGAGTGATTGCTCAGCGAGATGATATGTAG